In Microcoleus sp. AS-A8, the following are encoded in one genomic region:
- a CDS encoding AAA-like domain-containing protein, protein MKSQPPKRKRGVILTYRGWQRLQRAQHQSEIEDNNGVPYTLEQIGERTKMSPNTIAKVQRRQVAVDRLTLESYFSTFNLVLNVDDYTQPDSNEIESRSSIMLKGYVPLNSPFYVERPPVEQLCDETILQPGALIRIKAPKQMGKTSLMVRILDEALAQKFKTVTLSLQLADAEVFTSLNQFLRWFCAVVTRRLGLQNRLNEYWDEVFGSNYNCTDYFENYLLAEIDSPVVLALDEVDVVFNYPKIATDFFGLLRTWYQKAKYPERSSQIWQKLRLIIVHSTEVYLPLNVNQSPFNVGLSIELPDFTPGQVQDLASRYQLDWETREVERLMGLVGGNPYLVQIALHHISGKDITLEQLLETATSDDGIYRGYLRHQLWNIQKYPELVTALTQVVMSPTPVKLNPIEAFKLHSMGLVRFVQGQVVPSGDLCRRYFSDRLSQWQLNLLQEHRLATIVSINVVNFTGMMATDSEQTQHLLYQNFQFITQLGKQYEGQFLKSTGDGLLMYFPNTVNAVNCAQEIQVAFRQIAEATSQPILTYRIGIHLGDVIFNCKDVTGPGVTIATRLQTEIPAGDICISQTVYEAVRSHLPLQPIEIGQEQFEGIEEPMSVYQLTL, encoded by the coding sequence ATGAAAAGTCAACCACCAAAGCGTAAGCGAGGTGTCATCCTCACGTATCGAGGTTGGCAGCGCTTGCAGAGGGCACAGCATCAGTCGGAAATTGAAGACAACAATGGCGTTCCCTACACTTTGGAACAAATCGGTGAACGGACAAAGATGAGTCCCAATACCATTGCGAAGGTACAACGTCGCCAAGTTGCTGTAGATCGACTAACCTTGGAGTCCTACTTCAGCACGTTTAATCTTGTGCTGAACGTTGATGACTATACTCAACCTGACTCCAACGAGATCGAGAGTCGTTCCAGTATCATGCTTAAAGGTTACGTTCCGCTCAATTCTCCTTTTTATGTAGAGCGTCCTCCCGTTGAGCAGCTTTGCGATGAAACCATCTTACAACCGGGAGCTTTGATTCGGATTAAAGCGCCCAAGCAAATGGGCAAAACCTCTTTGATGGTCAGGATTCTCGATGAGGCGCTCGCACAAAAGTTTAAAACGGTGACGTTAAGCTTGCAACTGGCTGATGCCGAGGTGTTCACGAGTTTAAATCAATTTCTGCGCTGGTTCTGTGCCGTTGTCACTCGCCGTTTGGGGCTACAGAATCGATTAAACGAGTATTGGGATGAGGTATTTGGTAGCAATTACAACTGCACGGATTACTTTGAAAATTATCTATTAGCAGAAATTGACAGTCCGGTCGTTTTGGCATTAGATGAAGTGGATGTAGTGTTCAATTACCCCAAAATTGCTACCGATTTTTTTGGGTTGCTCCGAACTTGGTATCAGAAAGCCAAGTATCCAGAGCGAAGTAGCCAAATTTGGCAAAAACTACGGTTGATCATCGTTCATTCCACAGAAGTTTATCTCCCTCTTAATGTCAATCAATCCCCCTTTAATGTGGGGTTGTCTATTGAGTTACCAGATTTTACTCCTGGGCAAGTCCAAGATTTAGCAAGTCGGTATCAACTCGATTGGGAAACTAGGGAAGTAGAACGCTTAATGGGGTTGGTTGGAGGAAATCCTTATCTCGTACAAATAGCGTTGCATCACATTAGCGGCAAAGACATCACGCTAGAACAGCTATTAGAAACCGCAACTTCCGACGACGGCATTTACAGAGGCTATTTGCGACACCAATTGTGGAATATTCAAAAATATCCCGAACTCGTAACAGCCTTGACGCAGGTTGTGATGTCACCCACTCCTGTGAAATTAAATCCCATAGAAGCGTTTAAATTGCACAGTATGGGACTCGTGCGGTTTGTCCAGGGGCAGGTTGTACCCAGTGGGGATTTGTGCCGTCGATATTTTAGCGATCGCCTCAGCCAATGGCAGTTAAATTTACTCCAAGAACATCGCCTCGCCACGATTGTTTCCATCAATGTAGTAAACTTTACGGGAATGATGGCGACTGACTCAGAACAAACGCAGCATTTACTCTACCAAAACTTTCAGTTCATAACCCAGTTAGGGAAGCAATATGAAGGGCAATTTCTCAAATCTACTGGAGATGGGTTATTAATGTATTTCCCCAATACCGTCAATGCTGTTAACTGCGCCCAAGAAATTCAAGTAGCCTTCAGGCAAATAGCTGAAGCCACCTCCCAACCCATCCTCACTTATCGAATTGGCATTCATTTAGGAGATGTTATTTTCAATTGCAAGGATGTTACCGGGCCTGGGGTGACAATTGCCACTCGCCTACAAACTGAAATTCCTGCCGGTGACATCTGTATTTCCCAGACCGTTTATGAG
- a CDS encoding PAS domain-containing protein: protein MVLAEFFIPHGHCYLWKSELVSLHIVSDALTALAYYSIPLTLTYFVAKRQDIPFNWIFLLFGAFIVSCGTTHIMEIWTLWHPDYWLSGVIKAFAAVVSLYTAFELVSLLPQALTIPSAAQFEAVKGEIQERLRTEAELQQAIVQLKQEMAERQQAEAALRESEERLQLALEGSALGWWDWNITTGQTYFDSSWKRILGYEVEEIENNYQSWEKLMHPQDKPRVMEVLNAYLQDTLPLYEVEFRMRSKSGEWKWILIRGKVFERDESGAPLRMLGTQKDISDAYRQAMQRQLAEERLKHSEANLATAQKIAHIGNWEFDVLSGEITWSEEKFQILGLDPNQPEPKYAELIEKIHPDDREPFQQATSQALALGTCYELDYRIVRPDGQVRYIEGRGEAVVNEQGQVIRLFGTALDITDRKRVEEALQESVQRERAIAFAIQRIRQTLDIEAIFSATTEELRQLMNCDRVLIYRFNPDWTGEIVSESVGTEWISLLQEQANNPNLTQNTLENDRCAVKSFDSAAGCDSVLSTTLPVQDTYLQETQGGAYSRGASYAVVQDIYKAGFNSCYINLLEGFQARAYIIVPIFCGSKLWGLVATYQNSGSRQWKTAETHVVVEIGNQLGVALQQAELLARVQKQSEALRRSEAREREKTQELELAFSELRRTQSQLIHTEKMSSLGQMVAGVAHEINNPVCFILGNLNPAREYFQDLLKLLQLYQQTYPNPTPAIQQFASEIDLPFLREDWSKLMDSMEVGAERIEAIVRSLKTFSRLDESELKPVDIHEGIDNTLLILQPRLRADGNRPEIKVIKDYSQLPKVTCYASQLNQVFMNLLDNAIDALESQPSPRVITIHTSLMTGDAGTREGRNLTHILLNTSVNPQTLIPNHQRVVIRITDNGCGVPKEVCKKIFDPFFTTKPVGKGTGLGLSISHQIIVEKHQGKLKCISVPGKGTQLIAEIPVICKTRASHKRITPNEPECKDRYSLTAFRD from the coding sequence ATGGTATTAGCGGAATTTTTTATTCCTCACGGACATTGCTATCTCTGGAAATCTGAGTTGGTGAGCTTACACATTGTTTCAGATGCCTTAACGGCGCTGGCTTATTACTCAATTCCGTTGACACTCACGTATTTCGTAGCCAAGAGACAAGATATACCCTTTAACTGGATTTTCCTGCTGTTTGGTGCCTTCATCGTTTCCTGTGGCACAACCCACATTATGGAAATTTGGACTTTGTGGCATCCTGACTATTGGTTATCGGGTGTGATCAAAGCCTTTGCGGCTGTCGTCTCATTATATACAGCGTTTGAGCTAGTTTCTTTACTGCCCCAAGCCCTGACAATTCCCAGTGCGGCGCAATTTGAAGCGGTGAAAGGCGAAATCCAAGAGCGTCTGCGAACAGAAGCTGAACTCCAGCAGGCAATTGTCCAACTGAAGCAGGAAATGGCTGAACGTCAGCAGGCAGAGGCGGCGCTGCGGGAGAGTGAAGAGCGCTTGCAGCTAGCGTTAGAAGGTAGTGCTTTGGGGTGGTGGGATTGGAATATCACCACAGGGCAAACCTATTTTGACTCCTCTTGGAAGAGAATACTGGGGTACGAGGTAGAGGAGATTGAAAATAATTACCAATCCTGGGAGAAGCTGATGCATCCACAGGATAAGCCCAGGGTAATGGAGGTTTTGAATGCCTATCTTCAAGATACGCTTCCCCTTTACGAAGTGGAATTTCGGATGCGATCAAAGTCTGGGGAGTGGAAGTGGATTCTGATTCGCGGTAAGGTTTTTGAGCGCGATGAATCGGGTGCGCCCCTGCGAATGCTGGGTACACAAAAAGATATTAGCGATGCCTATCGGCAAGCTATGCAACGCCAACTTGCAGAGGAACGACTCAAGCATAGTGAAGCGAACCTGGCAACAGCCCAGAAAATTGCCCATATCGGCAACTGGGAATTTGATGTACTCAGTGGGGAAATTACCTGGTCAGAAGAGAAATTCCAGATTCTAGGTCTTGACCCGAACCAACCCGAACCCAAGTACGCCGAACTGATCGAGAAGATTCACCCCGATGACCGAGAGCCATTTCAACAAGCGACCTCACAAGCGCTGGCATTAGGGACATGCTACGAACTTGACTATCGAATTGTGCGCCCTGATGGTCAAGTCCGGTACATTGAGGGAAGAGGAGAAGCGGTTGTTAATGAGCAAGGGCAGGTGATTCGGCTGTTTGGAACAGCATTGGATATCACCGATCGCAAACGGGTAGAAGAAGCCTTGCAGGAGAGCGTACAGCGAGAACGCGCGATCGCCTTTGCGATTCAAAGAATACGCCAAACATTGGATATTGAAGCGATTTTTAGTGCCACAACAGAGGAATTGCGGCAATTGATGAACTGCGATCGCGTTCTGATCTATCGTTTCAATCCCGACTGGACTGGAGAGATTGTTTCCGAGTCTGTGGGGACTGAGTGGATTTCGCTGTTGCAGGAGCAAGCGAATAACCCCAATCTGACACAGAATACTCTAGAAAATGATCGCTGTGCCGTGAAAAGCTTCGATAGTGCCGCAGGTTGCGATAGCGTTCTTAGTACTACTTTGCCAGTGCAGGATACTTATCTGCAAGAAACCCAAGGCGGTGCGTACAGTCGAGGTGCAAGTTATGCAGTCGTCCAAGATATTTACAAAGCCGGGTTTAACTCTTGTTACATCAACCTCCTCGAAGGATTTCAAGCTAGAGCTTACATCATTGTCCCCATTTTCTGCGGCTCTAAACTTTGGGGATTGGTGGCAACTTATCAAAATTCCGGCTCTCGCCAATGGAAAACAGCAGAAACCCATGTGGTAGTTGAGATTGGCAATCAGTTAGGAGTCGCCTTGCAGCAAGCCGAATTATTAGCGAGGGTTCAAAAGCAGTCAGAAGCACTGCGGCGATCGGAAGCAAGAGAACGAGAAAAAACACAAGAGCTAGAGTTGGCTTTCAGTGAATTGAGACGCACCCAATCCCAATTGATTCACACTGAAAAAATGTCGAGTTTGGGGCAAATGGTGGCAGGAGTTGCCCACGAAATTAATAATCCCGTCTGCTTTATCTTAGGCAATCTAAATCCGGCCAGGGAGTACTTCCAAGATTTATTAAAACTGCTTCAACTTTACCAGCAAACGTATCCCAATCCTACACCCGCTATTCAACAATTCGCTTCTGAGATCGACTTGCCATTTCTCAGGGAAGATTGGTCAAAACTGATGGATTCTATGGAGGTGGGAGCTGAACGGATTGAAGCCATTGTGCGATCGCTCAAGACTTTCTCTAGATTGGATGAATCAGAATTAAAGCCGGTAGATATCCATGAAGGCATTGACAATACTCTACTAATTTTGCAACCTCGACTGAGGGCAGATGGCAATCGCCCCGAAATTAAGGTGATTAAAGACTATAGCCAACTGCCCAAAGTTACCTGTTATGCCAGTCAGTTGAATCAGGTGTTCATGAATCTGCTAGATAATGCGATTGACGCTCTAGAATCCCAACCTTCGCCACGAGTGATTACCATCCACACTTCCTTGATGACTGGGGATGCGGGAACAAGAGAAGGGCGCAATTTAACCCATATTTTGCTCAATACGTCTGTCAATCCCCAAACTTTAATTCCCAATCATCAAAGAGTTGTGATTCGGATTACTGACAACGGTTGTGGGGTGCCAAAGGAAGTGTGCAAAAAAATATTTGACCCATTTTTTACAACGAAGCCAGTCGGAAAAGGGACGGGATTGGGATTATCGATTAGCCATCAAATTATCGTGGAAAAACACCAGGGTAAACTCAAATGCATTTCGGTTCCAGGGAAAGGGACACAGTTGATTGCAGAGATTCCTGTAATCTGTAAAACGCGCGCCAGTCACAAGCGAATCACCCCAAATGAACCTGAGTGTAAAGACCGTTATTCTCTCACAGCTTTTAGAGATTGA
- a CDS encoding alpha-ketoglutarate-dependent dioxygenase AlkB: MEFPNKAELAIENYRDSEIKKVPGLAYISNYLNPDEQDDLLNIIDQQTWSIKDQRRIQEYGYKYDYQDGFFVASTHLGTLPDWAQSIAVRLAQDNLIVNIPDQVIVNEYQPGQGIVSHTDCIPCFGNTIVTLSLGSDCVINFTHSQTQEEAKILSQPGSLLIFKGEARYSWQHGIIACHRDNYKARDFIRTRRVSITFREVLFPYK, from the coding sequence ATGGAATTTCCCAATAAGGCTGAATTAGCTATAGAGAACTATCGTGATTCTGAAATCAAAAAGGTTCCAGGACTTGCCTATATTTCTAACTACCTGAATCCGGATGAACAAGATGATTTACTGAATATTATAGACCAACAAACATGGTCAATTAAAGACCAAAGAAGAATTCAAGAATATGGATATAAATATGACTATCAAGATGGCTTTTTTGTGGCATCAACCCACTTAGGTACTTTGCCCGATTGGGCACAGAGTATTGCTGTCAGACTGGCTCAAGATAACTTAATAGTCAACATTCCCGATCAAGTCATCGTCAATGAATATCAACCCGGTCAAGGTATTGTGAGCCATACTGACTGTATTCCTTGTTTTGGCAATACGATTGTTACTCTCAGTTTAGGCAGTGATTGTGTCATAAATTTTACTCATTCTCAAACCCAAGAGGAAGCAAAAATTCTCTCGCAACCTGGAAGCTTATTAATTTTTAAAGGGGAAGCCAGATATAGTTGGCAACATGGAATTATTGCCTGTCATCGAGATAACTATAAGGCTAGAGATTTTATAAGAACTAGACGGGTTTCTATAACCTTTAGGGAAGTTTTATTTCCTTATAAGTAG
- a CDS encoding DUF4129 domain-containing protein, with protein sequence MSNGSFEKDSLGWQLSQLQQRFGEWWELQLSRFASNPSNASLPSWWNSPMIQMLAKAAFWLILGLLLTWIGLQIWRWLRPYLYSLTHSLNQPAQKVTQTPAQSLSVAGWLQRSQKFQQQGNYREACRSLYMAMLQRLHDSGMAPHESSRTDGEYLKLVQQLPQPKPYRTLLMTHQQLCFSNTEASSADFEQCQQAYQEIEAL encoded by the coding sequence ATGTCTAACGGTTCCTTTGAGAAGGATAGTTTGGGTTGGCAGCTATCCCAACTGCAACAACGGTTTGGGGAGTGGTGGGAACTGCAACTTTCCCGATTTGCATCTAACCCATCCAATGCATCACTGCCATCTTGGTGGAATTCGCCAATGATACAAATGCTAGCTAAAGCTGCCTTTTGGCTGATACTGGGTTTACTCTTAACCTGGATCGGTTTGCAGATTTGGCGATGGTTGCGTCCTTATCTTTATTCCCTCACCCATTCGTTGAATCAGCCTGCTCAAAAAGTCACCCAAACACCCGCCCAATCATTATCCGTTGCAGGTTGGTTGCAGCGATCGCAAAAATTCCAGCAGCAGGGTAATTATCGCGAAGCTTGTCGATCGCTGTATATGGCAATGTTGCAACGATTACATGACAGTGGGATGGCTCCCCACGAATCTAGCCGCACCGATGGGGAATACTTAAAATTAGTCCAGCAGCTACCCCAACCCAAACCCTACCGAACCTTGCTCATGACGCATCAGCAACTATGCTTTAGTAATACTGAAGCTTCAAGTGCAGACTTTGAGCAGTGCCAGCAAGCTTACCAAGAAATTGAAGCTTTATGA
- a CDS encoding DUF4350 domain-containing protein, producing MKGSNRRLWLFGAIAIGALILLTLFAAPANNQLSSGSTYTRAPNGYGAWYAFMEERGTPAKRWQKPFENLANNKTIKAPVTLLRVNSQLSAPDLEQDERDWVEKGNILVTLGIRQPVTKAAFNTLHETAMGKVKINTARRNWSAQEKQLGDRFGSIVWQENIGKGRTIFATTPDLAANAYQDFRGNYEFLAQLVTQSGEAENSSIANSVWVDEYLHGYRDTDATKSKQEQDIFSYFGKTPVFPALVQVAILLLVAIWAGNRRFGKPETLPTPVVNNSEAYIQALAAVLQKAESSEFVLEVVGKEEQVQLQKALFLGQEQLDPQSLVNAWMQQTGRPAAELEQVLQMQSQKARIRETELLKWLGKWQQIRRHLPFLNP from the coding sequence ATGAAAGGGTCAAATCGGCGGTTATGGTTATTTGGCGCGATCGCAATTGGAGCCTTAATTCTCCTTACCTTGTTTGCAGCTCCTGCCAATAATCAACTCAGTAGTGGTTCTACCTACACCCGCGCCCCCAATGGGTATGGTGCTTGGTATGCTTTCATGGAGGAACGGGGAACCCCAGCCAAGCGTTGGCAAAAACCGTTTGAGAATTTAGCCAACAACAAGACAATCAAAGCTCCGGTTACCTTGTTACGCGTCAACAGTCAATTGTCTGCTCCAGACCTGGAGCAAGATGAGCGAGACTGGGTAGAAAAGGGCAACATTTTGGTAACTTTGGGCATCCGTCAGCCAGTGACCAAAGCCGCTTTTAATACCCTGCACGAAACGGCAATGGGGAAGGTTAAGATTAATACGGCGCGTAGGAATTGGTCAGCGCAGGAAAAACAGTTAGGCGATCGCTTTGGTTCGATTGTTTGGCAAGAAAATATCGGCAAAGGACGCACCATCTTCGCTACAACACCCGATTTGGCAGCCAATGCCTATCAAGATTTTCGGGGTAATTATGAATTTCTCGCCCAACTGGTGACCCAATCAGGAGAGGCGGAAAACTCTTCCATCGCCAATTCCGTATGGGTAGACGAATACCTTCACGGTTACAGAGATACAGACGCAACAAAGAGTAAACAAGAACAAGATATATTTAGTTACTTCGGTAAAACTCCCGTATTTCCAGCTTTGGTTCAGGTTGCAATTCTCCTCCTCGTTGCCATCTGGGCTGGAAATCGTCGCTTTGGAAAACCCGAAACCTTACCCACACCCGTTGTGAACAACAGCGAAGCTTACATTCAGGCTTTAGCCGCCGTCTTGCAAAAAGCTGAAAGCAGTGAGTTTGTGTTAGAAGTTGTGGGCAAAGAAGAACAAGTGCAACTGCAAAAAGCCCTCTTTTTAGGACAGGAACAACTCGACCCTCAATCTCTCGTGAACGCATGGATGCAGCAGACAGGGCGTCCAGCCGCCGAACTGGAACAAGTGCTGCAAATGCAATCTCAAAAAGCTCGAATTAGGGAAACAGAATTGCTAAAGTGGTTGGGAAAATGGCAGCAAATTCGTCGCCATCTCCCCTTCTTGAACCCGTAA
- a CDS encoding MoxR family ATPase: MSESNAIFERLAQTLSKVVVGQSTLVQQMLVALLSGGHVIVEGVPGTGKTLMVKVLARLIQADFRRIQLTPDILPSDILGTNIFDLNSRSFTLKKGPVFTEVLLADEINRTPPKTQAALLEAMEEQQVTLDGETLPLSELFWVIATQNPLEFEGTYPLPEAQLDRFLFKLVVDYPDSAAEKQMLLNAQAGFRAKRLDLARLKPIATVAQILSARKAVQAIEIEDKLLDYLLALVQRTRQHPDLALGASPRAAVAWLQTSKAHAWLEGRNYATPDDIKTVAPPLLRHRLILKAEAQLDGVQMDAVISSLLSQVSVPR, from the coding sequence ATGAGCGAATCGAACGCTATATTTGAGCGCCTAGCGCAGACCCTTTCCAAAGTAGTGGTGGGTCAATCGACTTTGGTGCAGCAGATGCTCGTGGCACTCCTGAGTGGAGGGCATGTGATTGTCGAAGGAGTCCCCGGAACAGGAAAAACCCTAATGGTGAAGGTGCTGGCAAGGCTGATCCAGGCCGATTTTCGCAGGATTCAGCTCACGCCAGATATTTTGCCCTCCGACATTTTGGGGACGAACATTTTTGACCTGAATAGCCGCAGTTTCACCCTGAAAAAAGGGCCTGTCTTTACAGAAGTTTTGCTCGCGGATGAAATTAACCGCACCCCCCCGAAAACCCAAGCCGCACTGCTAGAAGCCATGGAAGAACAGCAGGTGACGCTGGATGGGGAGACGTTACCCCTGTCTGAATTGTTTTGGGTGATTGCAACTCAAAATCCCCTGGAATTTGAAGGCACTTACCCCTTGCCAGAAGCTCAGTTAGACCGCTTTTTATTTAAATTGGTGGTCGATTACCCCGATTCAGCCGCCGAAAAGCAAATGTTGCTGAATGCTCAGGCGGGGTTTCGCGCCAAGCGCCTGGATTTAGCTCGGCTCAAACCGATCGCAACCGTAGCACAGATTCTGAGCGCGAGAAAAGCCGTGCAAGCGATTGAGATTGAGGACAAGTTGCTAGATTACCTACTGGCGTTGGTACAGCGCACACGACAACATCCTGACTTGGCTTTGGGTGCTTCTCCGAGAGCGGCTGTAGCTTGGTTACAAACAAGTAAAGCTCACGCTTGGCTAGAAGGTCGCAACTATGCCACCCCGGATGATATAAAGACAGTGGCACCCCCTTTGTTACGCCACCGTCTGATTCTGAAAGCCGAAGCACAACTCGATGGAGTACAAATGGATGCTGTTATTTCTTCCTTGTTGAGTCAAGTATCGGTACCCAGGTAA
- a CDS encoding ISAzo13 family transposase, whose product MSGNEGIKSIQDKYERLSPYLNEKTRRIWAAIEAQSLGWGGISQVSRATGMSRTTIHAGIGLLSQPDESKTQDEILRIREAGGGRLLLEERDPMLLTDLEALVEPMTLGDPESPLKWTSKSVVKLAQALNQGGHRISSKSVYNLLESLGYSLQSNRKTRDGGQSADRDDQFLHISNQVKYFQSQARPVISVDTKKKELIGNFKNPGTEWCPNEQPIEVRMHDFVDPELGKAIPYGIYDLTTNKRWSNVGIDHDTAGFAVESIRHWWYAMGKQSYPNSQHLMITADCGGSNSYRSRLWKLKLQEFADEIQKTIQVCHFPPGTSKWNKIEHRLFCHITQNWRSRPLTSLQIVINLIRNTTTQQGLQVEARLDENCYVPGIKVTDQEFKAIAIERNSFRGEWNYVIKPRIPA is encoded by the coding sequence ATGTCTGGGAATGAGGGGATAAAAAGCATTCAAGACAAGTATGAGCGGTTATCGCCTTACTTGAATGAGAAAACAAGACGTATTTGGGCCGCAATCGAAGCCCAAAGTCTAGGTTGGGGAGGTATAAGTCAGGTTTCTAGAGCAACGGGAATGTCGCGGACGACAATTCATGCCGGAATAGGTTTGTTGTCACAACCAGATGAGTCAAAAACGCAGGATGAAATTCTAAGAATCCGAGAAGCAGGTGGTGGACGTCTTCTACTTGAAGAACGAGACCCAATGCTGCTGACAGATTTGGAAGCGCTGGTGGAGCCAATGACATTAGGCGACCCAGAATCTCCACTCAAATGGACATCTAAAAGTGTAGTTAAACTGGCTCAAGCCTTGAATCAAGGGGGACACAGAATCAGTTCTAAGAGCGTTTACAATTTACTCGAATCGTTAGGCTACAGCTTACAATCCAATCGGAAAACCCGTGATGGTGGGCAGAGTGCAGACCGAGACGACCAGTTTTTACATATTTCAAACCAAGTCAAATACTTCCAATCGCAGGCGCGACCTGTAATTTCAGTGGACACCAAGAAAAAAGAGTTAATTGGAAACTTTAAGAATCCTGGAACTGAGTGGTGTCCTAACGAACAGCCTATCGAGGTACGAATGCATGACTTTGTTGACCCCGAATTAGGTAAAGCAATTCCTTATGGAATTTATGACCTCACAACCAATAAAAGATGGAGCAATGTTGGTATTGACCACGATACGGCTGGCTTTGCCGTCGAGTCTATTCGCCATTGGTGGTACGCCATGGGAAAACAATCTTATCCCAATAGTCAGCATCTGATGATTACGGCAGATTGTGGTGGTAGCAATAGTTATCGTTCTCGACTCTGGAAGTTAAAACTCCAAGAATTTGCCGACGAGATTCAGAAAACGATTCAGGTCTGCCATTTTCCTCCCGGAACAAGTAAATGGAATAAAATTGAGCATCGCTTGTTTTGCCACATTACTCAAAATTGGCGTAGTAGACCTTTAACTAGTTTGCAAATCGTGATTAATCTAATTCGCAACACTACCACTCAACAAGGATTACAAGTGGAAGCTAGGTTAGATGAAAATTGCTACGTTCCAGGTATCAAAGTTACAGACCAAGAATTTAAGGCTATTGCCATTGAGCGCAACTCTTTTCGCGGTGAATGGAACTATGTAATTAAGCCCAGAATTCCTGCTTAA
- a CDS encoding CPBP family glutamic-type intramembrane protease translates to MHNTQAANKYSRLAAFWAVLGALGTLAGFPYSVALNSSLTVSPPLPLPLLAIASAIQSGVLLFILSWIGVRLGQSLRLDTPFARAFVYGLKPPALSKRAMNWAIISGILGGFIILALAFLFQPFMPQTVQSTTLNIALWKRVLACFYGGIVEELLLRLFLMTLMAWVFWKMGLREGKHPARLAFWLAIALSALLFGVAHLPAAATLWSLTPIVITRTMVLNSLMGIVFGFLYWQWGLEYAMLSHFCADIALHVIGGS, encoded by the coding sequence ATGCATAACACTCAAGCCGCTAACAAGTACAGCCGTCTAGCTGCCTTTTGGGCAGTCCTTGGTGCCCTGGGGACACTTGCTGGTTTTCCTTACTCGGTAGCACTCAATTCCTCGTTAACCGTATCCCCGCCTCTGCCGTTACCCCTATTAGCGATCGCCAGCGCAATTCAGAGTGGTGTTCTCCTGTTTATCCTGAGCTGGATTGGCGTCCGGCTGGGGCAATCTCTGAGACTCGACACCCCTTTTGCCCGTGCCTTTGTTTATGGGTTAAAGCCACCCGCCCTCTCAAAACGTGCCATGAATTGGGCAATCATCAGCGGTATTTTAGGAGGATTTATCATCTTGGCGCTGGCTTTTTTGTTTCAACCCTTTATGCCGCAAACAGTACAGTCTACAACTCTCAACATTGCCCTGTGGAAGCGTGTACTGGCTTGTTTTTATGGTGGGATTGTGGAGGAGCTATTACTGCGCCTATTTTTGATGACGCTGATGGCTTGGGTTTTCTGGAAGATGGGGCTAAGAGAAGGGAAACACCCCGCACGGCTTGCGTTCTGGCTAGCGATCGCACTTTCTGCCCTACTGTTTGGGGTTGCCCATCTGCCAGCCGCTGCAACCTTGTGGTCATTGACCCCCATTGTCATTACCCGAACGATGGTGCTGAACTCTCTAATGGGAATAGTATTTGGCTTTCTCTATTGGCAGTGGGGGTTGGAATACGCCATGCTGTCTCATTTCTGTGCCGATATCGCGCTGCATGTCATTGGTGGGAGTTAA